The proteins below are encoded in one region of Rhodothermus profundi:
- the ggt gene encoding gamma-glutamyltransferase: MHWLSGLLLLIHGAWAQVGEVPRPYRAYHGLVVSARPEASEAGLEMLRRGGNAIDAAVATGFALAVVHPVAGNLGGGGFMVIRFADGRTTTIDFRETAPQAATRDMFLDEQGQFVPERSQQGYLAVGVPGSVAGLLLAHEKYGRLSRAEVLAPAIRLAEEGFRLTRAQAARFNSFREAFSRYPSTRKYFTKDTPFREGELFVQKDLARTLRRIQQYGAEDFYRGKTADLIVAEMQRGGGLITHEDLAAYRAIERPPVTGTYRGYRIISMGPPSSGGIGLIQLLNAVEPFDIAQMGFGSSATVHLMAEAMRRVYADRAHWLGDPDFVEIPVQGLLRKEYMRQRMADFNPYRADTSQHVTHGDPWAFESQETTHYSVVDNEGNAVSVTTTINGPYGSLVVVDGAGFFLNNEMDDFSAAPGVPNMYGLVGSEANAIAPGKRMLSSMTPTIVEDPEGRLFLILGTPGGSTIITTVFQLILNVIDHGMNIQQAVLAPRVHHQWLPDVLYYERRGLAADVIANLRMRGWKVVERRGTSGRAHAIQVVYGPDELAPLPGITRVYLAGVDPRGEGGAAGY, encoded by the coding sequence TTGCACTGGCTTTCTGGTCTGCTCCTGCTGATCCACGGGGCGTGGGCCCAGGTTGGCGAGGTGCCGCGCCCCTATCGGGCCTATCACGGATTGGTTGTCTCGGCCCGCCCCGAAGCCTCTGAAGCAGGCCTGGAGATGCTCCGGCGGGGAGGTAATGCGATAGACGCAGCCGTCGCCACCGGCTTCGCGCTGGCTGTCGTGCACCCCGTCGCAGGCAACCTGGGCGGAGGCGGCTTTATGGTCATCCGTTTTGCAGACGGCCGCACCACCACAATTGACTTCCGGGAAACGGCCCCGCAGGCAGCTACCCGCGACATGTTCCTTGACGAGCAGGGCCAGTTCGTACCGGAACGCAGCCAGCAAGGCTACCTGGCCGTGGGCGTACCGGGTTCTGTCGCCGGCCTGCTGCTGGCTCATGAAAAATACGGCCGGCTTTCACGCGCCGAAGTGCTGGCACCGGCCATCCGGCTTGCCGAAGAAGGCTTTCGCCTTACGCGCGCGCAGGCTGCGCGCTTCAATTCCTTTCGGGAGGCTTTCTCTCGCTACCCTTCTACGCGTAAATATTTCACAAAAGACACTCCTTTCCGAGAGGGTGAGCTGTTTGTGCAAAAAGACCTGGCCCGTACGCTCCGGCGCATTCAGCAGTACGGCGCCGAGGACTTCTACCGGGGCAAGACGGCCGATCTAATCGTAGCCGAAATGCAACGCGGCGGTGGCCTGATCACGCATGAAGACCTGGCCGCCTATCGGGCCATCGAACGGCCACCGGTTACAGGCACATACCGGGGGTATCGCATCATTTCGATGGGTCCCCCTTCCTCCGGGGGCATAGGCCTGATTCAGTTGCTTAATGCCGTCGAGCCCTTTGACATCGCTCAGATGGGATTCGGGAGCAGCGCCACCGTTCATCTGATGGCTGAAGCCATGCGCCGCGTCTATGCAGACCGCGCGCACTGGTTGGGGGATCCGGATTTTGTAGAAATCCCGGTGCAAGGCCTGCTTCGCAAGGAGTACATGCGCCAGCGCATGGCCGATTTCAATCCGTACCGCGCCGATACCAGCCAGCATGTTACGCACGGAGACCCCTGGGCTTTTGAATCACAGGAAACCACGCATTACTCCGTGGTAGACAATGAAGGCAACGCCGTCAGCGTAACCACCACGATTAACGGCCCCTACGGCTCGCTTGTGGTCGTCGATGGAGCTGGCTTCTTTTTGAACAACGAAATGGACGATTTCAGCGCCGCTCCTGGCGTGCCCAACATGTACGGACTGGTAGGCTCCGAGGCGAATGCAATCGCGCCGGGCAAACGTATGCTCTCGTCCATGACTCCTACCATTGTTGAAGACCCGGAGGGTCGGCTCTTCCTCATACTGGGCACGCCTGGTGGCTCGACCATTATTACAACCGTTTTTCAGCTTATTTTGAACGTCATCGACCACGGCATGAACATCCAGCAGGCCGTTCTGGCCCCCCGCGTTCATCACCAGTGGTTGCCTGATGTGCTCTACTATGAGCGACGCGGGCTGGCAGCCGACGTTATAGCGAATTTGCGGATGCGTGGCTGGAAGGTGGTCGAGCGACGTGGTACCAGCGGTCGGGCACACGCTATCCAGGTAGTCTATGGACCGGACGAGCTGGCTCCGCTACCCGGAATAACTCGGGTTTACCTGGCTGGTGTAGATCCCCGAGGTGAAGGAGGGGCCGCAGGTTATTGA
- the purF gene encoding amidophosphoribosyltransferase: MDEIKEYCGIFGVYNAPNAARLIYYGLHALQHRGQESAGIVTSTYDEVRQRPVMPVHKDFGLVLDVFDDPSLFETKLLGRAGIGHNRYSTSGSATNPANIQPFVVHYRGGNIALAHNGNLSNARELRQAFSERGTLFQTTSDSELILHLIAQSRRQRQIDQIIDALTQLEGAFSLLILTDTSLIAVRDPNGFRPLALGRLRNEEGSWAYCVASETCAFDMIGAEYVRDIAPGEILVIDQKGCETGEFDHYFLPCRYRVSQCIFEYVYFARPDSKVFGEMVDKVRRKLGKQLAHEAPVPMVEADEKPPIVISVPDSSNTIALGYTTECQKLGYRCRYEIGLIRNHYVGRTFIAPGQDRREMRVRCKFNTVEGVLRDRIVVVVDDSIVRGTTSRFLVNMIRQAGAREVHLRIASPPVISPCFYGMDFPSAEELLANKFASIEEMRQWLGVDSLAYLSVEGLMAAVRAAHPDGLDYCNACFTADYPVPVEMGVTKEENEW, from the coding sequence ATGGACGAAATTAAAGAATATTGTGGCATTTTTGGTGTCTATAACGCCCCTAATGCCGCGCGTCTGATCTACTATGGATTGCATGCCCTCCAGCATCGGGGTCAGGAATCAGCAGGTATCGTAACGTCTACCTACGATGAGGTGCGCCAGCGTCCTGTGATGCCTGTGCACAAAGATTTCGGGCTGGTACTCGACGTGTTTGACGACCCTTCCCTCTTTGAAACCAAGCTGCTGGGGCGAGCGGGCATCGGACACAACCGATACTCAACAAGCGGCTCGGCTACCAACCCGGCCAACATCCAACCGTTTGTGGTGCATTACCGAGGGGGTAACATTGCGCTGGCGCACAATGGCAACTTGTCCAATGCCCGGGAGCTGCGCCAGGCTTTTAGCGAGCGCGGCACCCTGTTTCAGACAACCAGCGATAGTGAGCTGATCCTGCACCTGATTGCCCAGAGCCGTCGCCAGCGTCAGATCGATCAAATCATTGATGCCCTGACGCAACTCGAAGGGGCTTTTTCGCTGCTAATCCTGACGGATACCAGCTTGATCGCCGTACGGGATCCTAATGGCTTTCGTCCACTGGCGCTGGGACGGTTGCGCAATGAAGAGGGCTCGTGGGCCTACTGCGTGGCCAGTGAAACGTGCGCGTTCGACATGATCGGCGCCGAGTATGTGCGCGACATTGCCCCCGGCGAAATTCTCGTTATTGATCAAAAAGGATGTGAAACGGGCGAGTTTGATCACTACTTCCTGCCCTGCCGCTACCGGGTGAGCCAGTGCATTTTTGAGTACGTCTATTTTGCCCGGCCCGACTCCAAGGTGTTCGGCGAAATGGTGGATAAAGTGCGACGCAAGCTGGGCAAGCAACTGGCACACGAAGCACCCGTCCCGATGGTTGAGGCAGATGAAAAACCGCCGATCGTGATTTCGGTCCCGGACTCTTCCAACACCATTGCTTTAGGATACACCACCGAGTGCCAGAAGTTAGGGTACCGCTGCCGCTATGAAATTGGCCTGATCCGTAACCACTATGTAGGGCGCACCTTCATTGCGCCGGGCCAGGATCGCCGGGAAATGCGCGTGCGGTGCAAGTTTAACACGGTCGAAGGGGTATTGCGCGACCGCATTGTGGTGGTGGTAGACGACTCAATCGTGCGCGGCACTACCTCGCGCTTTTTGGTCAACATGATCCGTCAGGCCGGAGCGCGGGAGGTGCACCTTCGCATTGCCTCACCGCCGGTCATTAGTCCCTGTTTCTACGGAATGGATTTCCCCAGCGCCGAAGAATTGCTGGCCAACAAATTTGCCAGCATTGAAGAAATGCGACAGTGGTTGGGGGTCGATTCGCTGGCTTACTTATCGGTGGAAGGATTAATGGCTGCGGTCCGGGCAGCCCATCCCGACGGGCTGGACTACTGCAACGCCTGTTTTACGGCCGACTACCCGGTGCCGGTCGAGATGGGCGTAACCAAGGAAGAAAACGAATGGTAA
- a CDS encoding amidohydrolase family protein, which translates to MKRLLLFWIVGWLLHLPAAQATDVPKARRGVFALTNARIVTVTQGIIERGTLIIREDRIVAIGQNVEIPPDAEVIDCTGLEIYPGFIDSGTHLGLIEIGSLPETRDFRELGDLTPQVDALTAVNPNSVLIPVTRVNGVTTVITEPEGGLLPGKAALINLFGYTPEQMHVGGVRLMVLDFPSKGRRGRWDRRKPEEIEKAFRQAMDKLNEVWDRAELYARIDSAYRANPEQNPKPLYVPEMQALLPVIRGEMPLMIKVDLAPDILEAIQWVKKRGLKRVIFSGVAEGWRVADKIAEAGIPCLVGPVLSLPTRESDRYDKAYANAGLLHAAGVKIAIRTGESENVRNLPYHAGFAATYGLGREAALRAVTINPAEIFGVDDLIGSLEVGKKANLFVTDGDPFEPRTQVRYVFIDGYLIPMDNRQLRLYQEFLHRHPGLELHPTTH; encoded by the coding sequence ATGAAACGCTTGCTCTTGTTCTGGATCGTCGGCTGGCTTCTGCACCTGCCAGCCGCGCAGGCTACCGATGTACCGAAAGCACGCCGAGGCGTCTTTGCCCTCACCAACGCCCGCATCGTCACTGTTACGCAGGGCATCATCGAGCGCGGCACCCTGATTATCCGAGAGGACCGCATTGTCGCCATTGGCCAGAACGTCGAAATTCCGCCTGATGCCGAGGTCATTGACTGCACGGGACTGGAGATCTATCCCGGCTTTATTGACAGCGGTACCCACCTGGGACTGATCGAAATCGGTTCCCTTCCGGAAACGCGGGACTTCCGCGAACTGGGTGATCTTACCCCTCAGGTAGACGCGCTAACGGCCGTCAACCCGAACTCCGTGCTCATTCCTGTAACCCGTGTCAACGGGGTCACCACCGTGATTACCGAGCCAGAAGGCGGGTTGCTCCCCGGAAAAGCCGCTCTGATTAATCTGTTCGGGTACACCCCCGAGCAAATGCATGTCGGCGGCGTGCGCCTCATGGTGCTCGACTTTCCCTCCAAAGGACGACGGGGACGCTGGGATCGGCGCAAGCCAGAAGAGATCGAAAAGGCCTTCCGGCAGGCCATGGACAAACTCAATGAAGTATGGGACCGCGCCGAACTGTACGCCCGCATCGACTCGGCTTATCGGGCCAATCCAGAGCAAAACCCTAAACCCCTCTACGTACCGGAAATGCAAGCCCTGCTACCGGTTATCCGGGGCGAAATGCCGCTGATGATCAAGGTAGACCTGGCTCCGGACATTCTCGAAGCCATTCAATGGGTCAAAAAGCGGGGGCTCAAACGGGTTATCTTCAGTGGGGTAGCAGAAGGATGGCGCGTCGCCGACAAGATCGCTGAAGCCGGCATTCCCTGTCTGGTAGGCCCTGTGCTCTCACTGCCTACGCGAGAATCCGACCGCTACGACAAAGCCTATGCAAATGCAGGGCTGCTCCATGCAGCAGGCGTCAAAATCGCCATCCGTACCGGCGAATCCGAAAACGTACGCAACTTACCCTACCATGCGGGTTTTGCGGCTACGTATGGGCTGGGCCGCGAAGCTGCCCTCCGAGCAGTTACCATCAATCCAGCCGAAATCTTCGGTGTAGATGACCTGATCGGTTCACTGGAAGTGGGGAAAAAAGCCAACCTGTTTGTAACCGATGGCGATCCGTTTGAACCCAGAACGCAGGTGCGATACGTGTTTATCGATGGGTATCTGATTCCAATGGACAACCGGCAACTGCGCCTCTACCAGGAATTTCTGCACCGCCATCCGGGTCTCGAACTCCATCCGACGACCCACTGA